One window of the Podospora pseudopauciseta strain CBS 411.78 chromosome 4, whole genome shotgun sequence genome contains the following:
- a CDS encoding hypothetical protein (EggNog:ENOG503NZ6P; COG:G; CAZy:GT69), translating into MNPEATTLPRLHCPQPDTSRYDYLVAPENAETGSIRYFIALDLRQCASLLPRLLGSVIEAIRFLGPQTCALSIIEGNSDDGTGEVLAALRPELDALTTTYYFKTSDINPKKGDRIQKLAQLRNMALQPLVDDTEAVKFSAKNTTIVFLNDVAICLEDILELLHQKRILGADMMCAMDWTYVGPDPTFYDVWIARGMNGDSFFEIPPDGNWNSAWNLFWNNPSAQQRLLSHQPFQVFSCWNGAAAFTATPIMDRTIAFRAHREGECLQGEPQLLCKDMWFHGYGKIAVVPAVNLEYSNEDGKRIKEAKGYVSRWASTPGHRDETIEWQLEPPEKVKCIPKYENQFFEAWNSTQAGT; encoded by the coding sequence ATGAACCCAGAAGCTACAACCTTACCTCGACTGCATTGCCCCCAACCCGACACATCACGCTACGATTATCTCGTCGCACCGGAAAACGCAGAGACAGGCTCAATCCGATACTTCATAGCACTCGATCTTCGACAATGTGCATCGCTTCTTCCCCGACTCTTGGGGAGCGTCATCGAGGCAATTCGATTTCTAGGTCCACAAACCTGCGCCTTGTCCATCATCGAGGGGAATTCGGATGACGGTACCGGGGAGGTCCTGGCTGCCTTACGACCCGAGTTGGATGCTTTGACAACCACCTATTACTTCAAGACGAGCGACATCAACCCAAAAAAGGGGGACCGAATCCAAAAGCTTGCTCAACTGAGGAATATGGCTCTTCAGCCGCTGGTAGACGACACCGAGGCCGTCAAGTTCTCCGCTAAGAACACAACCATTGTCTTTTTGAACGATGTGGCAATCTGTTTGGAAGATATTCTTGAGCTCTTACATCAGAAGCGCATACTCGGTGCCGACATGATGTGCGCTATGGACTGGACCTATGTTGGCCCAGACCCAACATTTTACGATGTTTGGATAGCGCGAGGGATGAACGGAGACTCCTTCTTTGAGATTCCGCCAGATGGAAATTGGAACTCGGCCTGGAATCTCTTTTGGAACAATCCAAGCGCCCAGCAACGTTTGCTTTCGCACCAACCATTTCAGGTGTTTTCCTGCTGGAACGGAGCCGCGGCGTTTACAGCGACACCCATCATGGATCGAACCATTGCATTTCGAGCCCATAGGGAGGGCGAATGTCTTCAGGGTGAGCCACAGTTGCTCTGCAAAGACATGTGGTTCCACGGCTACGGAAAGATTGCTGTTGTTCCTGCCGTCAACCTCGAGTACTCGAACGAGGATGGCAAACGGATCAAAGAGGCAAAAGGCTATGTTTCCCGCTGGGCCAGCACGCCTGGACACCGGGACGAAACTATCGAGTGGCAACTTGAACCACCTGAGAAGGTCAAGTGCATACCAAAGTACGAGAACCAGTTCTTTGAAGCCTGGAACTCGACACAGGCTGGAACCTGA
- a CDS encoding hypothetical protein (EggNog:ENOG503P5NW): protein MAIPLLSILCFHAFNGLSQASFFSRHTNATTLIQQKRQGTVLVTKYFTLFSTSNPSSIRTANTGFDCRVDLIHDLWGFCPTSVISATDCGLAGSCVDKHGCSVGCGSTNAALTTFTCSGALAPFCSTALLTLPNNVGPFTYLACGKGPSTDNYFAFTTRGETTTISTMSMTRLLQDTSTSASSAILPTLVDSLTSDPGFPTSSNERTSQSNTKSDGNTQPNNTGAIVGGVIGSFALLCASGIAIVWLLRRNRNKSAIPSSKPHTNSTPEHVDQKSADHKVATWTHYNNAGWGPQELPAHHHGAQNTDPVELPAVYQQHRP from the exons ATGGCCATCCCTCTTCTATCCATACTTTGCTTTCACGCTTTCAACGGGTTAAGCCAAGCGTCGTTCTTCTCACGCCACACAAATGCAACAACCCTCATCCAGCAGAAAAGGCAGGGAACCGTTCTGGTCACCAAATACTTCACCCTTTTCTCAACAAGCAACCCCTCGAGCATTCGGACAGCCAACACTGGTTTCGATTGCCGCGTCGATTTGATCCACGACCTCTGGGGTTTCTGTCCGACCTCTGTCATCTCAGCCACTGACTGCGGCCTGGCAGGCAGCTGTGTTGACAAGCATGGCTGTTCTGTAGGATGCGGGTCTACCAACGCTGCTCTGACAACATTTACTTG CTCTGGTGCCTTGGCGCCATTTTGCTCTACAGCGCTGCTTACTCTCCCCAACAACGTTGGTCCATTTACCTATCTGGCATGCGGGAAGGGTCCCAGTACCGACAACTATTTCGCGTTCACGACAAGAGGTGAAACCACTACCATTTCGACTATGTCTATGACTAGACTGCTTCAAGATACGTCGACGTCGGCTAGCTCCGCTATCCTCCCTACGCTGGTTGACTCGTTGACTTCCGATCCGGGGTTTCCGACCTCTTCAAATGAAAGGACGAGCCAGTCTAACACGAAAAGTGACGGGAACACCCAGCCAAACAACACTGGTGCCATTGTAGGCGGCGTGATAGGCTCCTTCGCACTGCTATGTGCGTCAGGCATTGCCATAGTCTGGCTACTGAGACGAAACCGCAACAAATCTGCTATTCCAAGTTCCAAGCCGCATACCAATTCTACCCCTGAACATGTCGATCAGAAATCAGCGGACCACAAAGTGGCGACATGGACACATTACAACAACGCTGGCTGGGGCCCTCAGGAGTTGCCGGCGCATCACCATGGCGCACAGAACACAGACCCCGTTGAGCTCCCTGCGGTGTACCAGCAGCACAGACCATAA
- a CDS encoding hypothetical protein (EggNog:ENOG503PYAC) — translation MKFLGITTLLLPATALAQGVVFTRQIIATGDGCNSATIRPVFSADNRSVEVTLDRFFAQLPIPRETFCSLDFRVTHPVGRSTVNAVATLIGDVSLPEAGVSAFVQRNYVISPTTVGRPTGETDPPALEFVGPTAVGFNEVDRFTYSQSFTATQDRTVSIKLNDARLRLQQSTGDEGFIRQSVFILDIHDQSSS, via the coding sequence ATGAAGTTCCTCGGTATCAccactcttcttctccccgcCACCGCACTGGCTCAAGGTGTCGTGTTCACACGCCAAATCATTGCCACTGGCGATGGGTGCAACTCGGCCACCATCCGCCCTGTCTTCAGTGCCGACAACAGGTCCGTGGAGGTCACACTTGACCGCTTCTTCGCCCAgctccccatcccccgcgAGACCTTCTGCTCTCTCGACTTCCGCGTAACGCACCCCGTCGGCCGTAGCACCGTCAACGCTGTCGCCACGCTCATAGGCGATGTCTCGTTGCCAGAGGCGGGTGTTTCCGCCTTTGTGCAGCGCAACTACGTgatctcccccaccaccgtgGGACGTCCCACTGGCGAGACCGACCCTCCCGCGCTCGAGTTTGTCGGACCTACCGCTGTTGGCTTCAACGAGGTGGACCGGTTCACCTACAGCCAGAGCTTCACCGCCACCCAGGACCGCACCGTCAGCATCAAGCTCAATGACGCCCGGCTTCGCCTTCAGCAGTCTACCGGGGATGAGGGGTTTATCCGCCAGTCCGTGTTCATCCTTGACATTCACGATCAGTCTTCGTCTTGA
- a CDS encoding hypothetical protein (EggNog:ENOG503PEVW): protein MASINPLQKLSIFQHNTTSPVDSKAMNDAFALFSFLPAELRVKIWRTSLQRQRIIQVVLTPLHEAKSRYAIESNIDTPNGEEFIAEVGGVQTISKLMRVNREARHEALLFYRVHLPCRFIKPWEIKAQPVAHPRGVLYFNPEHDFLHIFHTKGNDGENPASLVTPSNFLYHLKTTHDRRHVGLLNLALDRDPAKADWRAGAVRFDASFEASKLVPKVRKALKQTLAQLREVFFVFRTPVVRDGGRPDEDQLGLLHGSPLPIWSASPGFDRIAHDPRPGVLDALRENASFYWFGLDSTLNDWNRLLDVLGVPSLGSNPPPRTRYSCGLTYSVDSALTWESFVREAVPKPQNYVFDVETAQNYLSLQQKRAGGASAAGWMPTFGFWLFRLPEGIEHISRFRNSYHDDQGRLLLRQPMPDLTKVWPELLVSNL from the coding sequence ATGGCATCCATAAATCCGTTGCAAAAGCTCTCCATTTTCCagcacaacaccaccagccctgTCGACAGCAAGGCGATGAATGATGCCTTTGCATTGTTCTCATTCTTACCTGCAGAACTGCGGGTCAAAATTTGGAGGACCTCTCTCCAACGCCAACGAATCATCCAGGTGGTGCTCACACCACTCCACGAAGCCAAAAGCCGCTACGCCATCGAGAGCAACATCGACACGCCAAATGGCGAGGAGTTCATCGCTGAAGTTGGCGGTGTCCAAACCATCAGCAAGCTGATGCGCGTCAACAGGGAAGCTAGGCACGAAGCACTGCTGTTCTATCGCGTACACCTTCCTTGCAGATTCATCAAACCCTGGGAGATCAAAGCCCAACCAGTCGCCCACCCCCGTGGGGTCCTTTACTTCAACCCTGAACACGACTTCCTCCACATTTTCCACACCAAAGGCAACGACGGGGAGAACCCGGCTTCTCTTGTGACGCCGTCGAATTTCCTCTACCATCTCAAAACAACTCATGACCGCCGACATGTCGGCTTGCTCAACCTCGCACTTGACAGAGACCCAGCAAAGGCGGACTGGAGGGCCGGCGCAGTGCGGTTTGACGCCTCTTTTGAGGCGTCCAAGCTTGTTCCAAAAGTCAGGAAGGCCTTGAAACAAACACTTGCCCAACTGAGGGAGGTTTTCTTCGTTTTCCGCACGCCTGTCGTCCGAGATGGCGGCCGGCCTGACGAGGATCAGCTCGGATTGCTTCATGGTAGCCCTCTGCCCATCTGGTCAGCGTCCCCTGGCTTTGACCGTATCGCCCACGATCCGCGCCCTGGTGTCCTTGATGCTCTGAGAGAGAACGCAAGCTTCTACTGGTTCGGTCTCGACAGCACGCTCAACGACTGGAATCGCCTTCTCGATGTGCTCGGGGTGCCGTCGTTGGGGTCGAACCCGCCTCCCCGGACTCGGTATTCGTGCGGCTTGACATACTCGGTCGACAGCGCTCTGACGTGGGAATCTTTTGTGAGGGAGGCAGTGCCAAAGCCGCAGAACTACGTGTTTGATGTCGAGACGGCGCAGAACTATCTCAGTTTGCAGCAGAAGAGAGCTGGGGGTGCGAGTGCTGCTGGGTGGATGCCGACATTCGGGTTCTGGTTGTTCCGGTTGCCCGAGGGGATTGAGCATATCTCTCGGTTTCGCAACAGTTATCATGATGATCAGGGCcgtctgctgctgcgccaGCCTATGCCGGACCTGACAAAGGTTTGGCCGGAGCTGCTGGTTTCGAATTTGTAG